In Deinococcus aerius, the following proteins share a genomic window:
- a CDS encoding ABC transporter substrate-binding protein yields the protein MKKLLLTALLAALPSAGAATLVFGGNGEPVSLEPGNITDGISILVQRQIYDTLVDFKDGTTDLVPGLATSWKSNANATSWTFNLRRGVRFHDGTPLNADAVVFNLRRWWDPKDPYGFRDQGRTFEIVGELLGGYKGDPTAVIKDIVKVNDSTVRVDLNKPSSVFPNVIAAGYFGIASPTAIRQQGAKYGTPASKPVGTGPFIFQSWRTGDRVTLLPNKLYWGTKPKVDQLVIRSIKDASQRLNELKAGTIDFANDLTPDSLKSVQADKNLVAVKRPSFNVGFVSLNNRNQYLKNDKVRQAISMAINKDAIVEAFWNGLGVSNASFVPPVLSWANSKNVPADYKFDPKAAKQMLTEAGYPNGFSIDLWYMPVSRPYFPNPKPIAEAIAADLSGIGIKVNLKTEDWAKYLDDRNKEPGFDMYMIGWTGDYGDPDNFYGAYYGANASDDINWNPPQLQTLLERGRAAVSQADKAKIYSQIHEITYKAAYRIPVVHSQPLAAARTYVKGWVPSPLGSEAFNTISLVGKK from the coding sequence ATGAAGAAACTGCTCCTGACCGCCCTGCTCGCCGCCCTCCCCTCCGCCGGGGCCGCCACGCTCGTCTTCGGCGGCAACGGGGAACCCGTCAGCCTGGAGCCGGGCAACATCACCGACGGCATCTCCATCCTGGTGCAGCGCCAGATCTACGACACGCTGGTGGACTTCAAGGACGGCACCACCGACCTCGTGCCCGGCCTGGCGACCTCGTGGAAGAGCAACGCGAACGCGACGAGCTGGACTTTCAACCTGCGCAGGGGCGTGCGCTTCCACGACGGCACCCCCCTCAACGCGGACGCGGTGGTGTTCAACCTGCGGCGCTGGTGGGACCCCAAGGACCCCTACGGCTTCCGCGACCAGGGCCGCACCTTCGAGATCGTGGGCGAGCTGCTGGGCGGGTACAAGGGCGACCCCACGGCGGTCATCAAGGACATCGTGAAGGTGAACGACTCCACGGTGCGGGTGGACCTGAACAAGCCCTCCTCGGTGTTCCCGAACGTGATCGCGGCTGGGTACTTCGGGATCGCCAGCCCGACCGCGATCCGCCAGCAGGGGGCCAAGTACGGCACGCCCGCGAGCAAGCCGGTCGGCACCGGCCCCTTCATCTTCCAGTCGTGGCGCACGGGGGACCGGGTCACCCTGCTGCCCAACAAGCTGTACTGGGGCACCAAGCCCAAGGTGGACCAGCTCGTGATCCGCTCGATCAAGGACGCCTCCCAGCGCCTGAACGAGCTGAAGGCCGGGACCATCGACTTCGCCAACGACCTGACGCCCGACTCGCTCAAGAGCGTGCAGGCCGACAAGAACCTGGTGGCGGTCAAGCGGCCCTCCTTCAACGTGGGCTTTGTCAGCCTGAACAACCGCAACCAGTACCTGAAAAACGACAAGGTGCGCCAGGCGATCTCCATGGCGATCAACAAGGACGCCATCGTGGAGGCGTTCTGGAACGGGCTGGGGGTCAGCAACGCCAGCTTCGTGCCGCCGGTCCTGAGCTGGGCGAACTCCAAGAACGTGCCCGCCGACTACAAGTTCGACCCCAAGGCCGCCAAGCAGATGCTCACCGAGGCGGGCTACCCCAACGGCTTTTCCATCGACCTGTGGTACATGCCGGTCAGCCGCCCGTACTTCCCCAACCCCAAACCCATCGCCGAGGCCATCGCCGCCGACCTGAGCGGCATCGGCATCAAGGTGAACCTGAAGACCGAGGACTGGGCGAAGTACCTCGACGACCGCAACAAGGAACCCGGCTTCGACATGTACATGATCGGCTGGACGGGCGACTACGGCGACCCCGACAACTTCTACGGCGCGTACTACGGCGCCAACGCCAGCGACGACATCAACTGGAACCCGCCGCAGCTCCAGACCCTGCTGGAACGGGGGCGCGCCGCCGTGTCGCAGGCGGACAAGGCCAAGATCTACTCGCAGATCCACGAGATCACCTACAAGGCCGCCTACCGCATCCCGGTGGTCCACAGCCAGCCGCTCGCCGCCGCCCGCACCTACGTCAAGGGCTGGGTGCCGAGCCCGCTGGGCAGCGAGGCCTTTAACACCATCAGCCTCGTGGGCAAGAAGTAA
- a CDS encoding ABC transporter permease has translation MTTLSPPQAAPKRQPSIFWRRFRRSTPGKVGAVIVAVFVLLALLAPVIDPYDPTTDRNYRLNLKPPSVEALWNKDTAEVYRDPATGTVNAWAAPFGTDNLGRSVATRVLHGAQLSLKVGVVSTVLALIAGTLLGVLAGYFGGWFDTVVGYLSDVMLAFPSILLAIGFASIFSTDNPPLLIRGMDRLFALNSPQLVTAMLAVSLVQVPVYIRLARAVVLSVREREFVQAAGALGATQGRMIFRHVLPNSLSPLIVQGALSIATATIEVAALGFLGIGAQPPLPEWGTMISDSRQYYIDAPWTMVFPGLAIFLTVLGFNLLGDGLRDVLDPRSTQ, from the coding sequence ATGACGACCCTCTCCCCTCCCCAGGCGGCCCCCAAGCGTCAGCCCAGCATCTTCTGGCGGCGCTTCCGGCGCTCCACACCCGGCAAGGTCGGCGCGGTGATCGTGGCCGTGTTCGTGCTGTTGGCGCTCCTGGCCCCGGTCATCGACCCCTACGACCCGACCACCGACCGCAACTACCGCCTGAACCTCAAGCCGCCCTCGGTCGAAGCCCTGTGGAACAAGGACACGGCGGAGGTGTACCGTGATCCGGCCACGGGCACCGTCAACGCCTGGGCCGCCCCCTTCGGCACGGACAACCTGGGACGCAGCGTCGCCACGCGCGTGCTGCACGGCGCGCAGCTCAGCCTCAAGGTGGGCGTGGTCAGCACGGTGCTGGCGCTCATCGCGGGCACCCTGCTGGGCGTGCTGGCGGGGTACTTCGGCGGCTGGTTCGACACGGTGGTGGGCTACCTGTCGGACGTGATGCTGGCCTTCCCCTCCATCCTGCTCGCCATCGGGTTCGCCTCCATCTTCTCGACGGACAACCCGCCGCTCCTCATCCGGGGGATGGACCGCCTCTTCGCGTTGAACAGCCCCCAGCTCGTGACCGCGATGCTCGCCGTGTCGCTCGTGCAGGTGCCGGTGTATATCCGCCTGGCCCGCGCCGTCGTGCTGAGTGTCCGCGAGCGCGAGTTCGTGCAGGCGGCGGGGGCGCTGGGCGCCACCCAGGGCCGGATGATCTTCCGGCATGTGCTGCCCAACAGCCTCTCGCCGCTGATCGTGCAGGGCGCCCTAAGCATTGCCACCGCCACCATCGAGGTCGCCGCGCTGGGCTTCCTGGGGATCGGCGCGCAGCCGCCCCTGCCCGAGTGGGGCACCATGATCAGCGACTCGCGGCAGTACTACATCGACGCTCCCTGGACGATGGTTTTTCCCGGCCTCGCCATCTTCCTGACCGTGCTGGGCTTCAACCTGCTCGGCGACGGGTTGCGGGACGTGCTGGACCCGAGAAGCACCCAGTAG
- a CDS encoding phosphotransferase-like protein, with the protein MTQSSGESVAVPPPLSPGRLIVVNGTSSAGKSTFCRALQTRLEEPYLLLGYDLLWMTMPPRYFPFQPQEKEGAWYETADGAAPPVTGLGLGPVGRQVVSGLHHAVAGLLTSGNHVLVDVLFLERSWVEEAARLWQPFQPLLITLKPPLEVCEAWEAEREATRAGRPQGLARWAYDRVYAHGEGDLMIDPSRGSPEEGAGDVLEWLRQDRPRQGLQVKPLPV; encoded by the coding sequence ATGACGCAGAGTTCAGGCGAGTCCGTGGCGGTGCCGCCCCCTCTGAGCCCGGGACGACTGATCGTCGTGAACGGGACATCCAGCGCGGGCAAGAGCACCTTCTGCCGCGCCCTGCAAACCCGGCTGGAAGAGCCGTACCTGCTGCTGGGTTACGACCTGCTGTGGATGACCATGCCGCCCCGTTACTTTCCCTTTCAGCCGCAGGAGAAGGAGGGGGCGTGGTACGAGACGGCGGACGGGGCCGCTCCACCCGTCACCGGGCTTGGGTTGGGTCCGGTGGGCCGTCAGGTGGTGTCCGGGCTGCACCACGCCGTCGCGGGGCTGTTGACCTCCGGCAACCACGTGCTTGTGGACGTGCTGTTCCTGGAACGCTCCTGGGTCGAGGAGGCGGCGCGGTTGTGGCAGCCCTTTCAGCCGCTCCTGATCACGTTGAAACCGCCCCTGGAGGTCTGCGAAGCCTGGGAGGCCGAGCGGGAAGCCACCCGGGCGGGAAGGCCGCAGGGCCTGGCCCGCTGGGCCTACGACAGGGTGTATGCCCACGGTGAGGGGGACCTCATGATCGACCCCTCCCGCGGCAGCCCCGAGGAGGGTGCGGGAGACGTGCTGGAATGGTTGCGGCAGGACCGGCCCCGGCAGGGGTTGCAGGTCAAACCCCTGCCTGTCTGA
- a CDS encoding shikimate dehydrogenase, producing the protein MSAPPDAPLALIAYPSHAALTLREAGLLALNVPGDDLPAVLLACRTLRFAGALVHPSREAAVAEVVEADPDARRAGRVDAVALTGGAAGGASGTYTLADALLDAVEASGYAARGASALLIGNGPDLAQALPLVRLGLGQVTVAADNLPDAQRFIRDLPGSLRVYALGRRDPALLSLAERADLIVLTGGTLPPGLLQPYHTLADLTGQGKTGTSGAATLDLSALPALRLARQLLHATGQRYRPEDLAGLAEALV; encoded by the coding sequence ATGTCCGCCCCACCCGACGCGCCCCTCGCCCTGATCGCCTACCCGTCCCACGCCGCCCTGACCCTGCGCGAGGCCGGCCTGCTCGCCCTGAACGTGCCGGGCGACGACCTCCCCGCCGTGCTCCTCGCCTGCCGGACCCTGCGCTTTGCCGGGGCCCTGGTCCATCCCTCACGCGAGGCGGCGGTGGCGGAAGTCGTGGAGGCCGACCCGGACGCGCGGCGGGCCGGTCGGGTGGACGCGGTCGCCTTGACGGGCGGGGCGGCGGGGGGAGCAAGCGGCACCTACACCCTGGCCGACGCCCTGCTGGACGCGGTCGAGGCGAGCGGGTACGCGGCGCGCGGGGCGAGCGCCCTCCTGATCGGGAACGGCCCCGACCTCGCGCAGGCGCTGCCGCTCGTGCGCCTGGGGCTGGGCCAGGTCACGGTGGCCGCCGACAACCTCCCCGACGCCCAGCGTTTCATCCGCGACCTGCCGGGCAGCCTGCGGGTCTATGCCCTGGGCCGCCGCGACCCCGCCCTGCTGTCCCTGGCGGAACGGGCTGACCTGATCGTGCTGACGGGGGGGACCCTTCCGCCCGGCCTCCTTCAGCCCTACCACACCCTCGCCGACCTGACGGGGCAGGGCAAGACGGGCACAAGTGGGGCGGCGACCCTCGACCTCTCCGCCCTGCCTGCCCTGCGCCTCGCCCGGCAACTCCTGCACGCGACGGGCCAGCGGTATCGCCCGGAGGACTTGGCGGGATTGGCGGAGGCGTTGGTGTAA
- a CDS encoding metal-binding protein, producing MNGPATSEWGVPSGRIHNLINIAAYSVLAAGVLLATRQSLVTVTPAQALNFSLGFFAGTFLLSPDLDLAEGRVDSKRRWGVLGVLWVPYGMLFSHRGLSHTWLLGPLTRLVYLAVIAGLVVGLLRFVWPQVPLPTVPQPLTLKVLLPLLSGYYLSQWLHLIADGVRPDHGMRRARRRVRGRA from the coding sequence ATGAACGGCCCGGCCACGTCAGAATGGGGCGTGCCCAGCGGACGCATTCACAATCTCATCAACATCGCCGCCTACAGCGTCCTCGCCGCCGGGGTGCTGCTCGCCACCCGGCAGAGCCTGGTGACCGTCACGCCCGCGCAGGCCCTGAACTTCAGCCTGGGCTTTTTCGCGGGCACCTTCCTCCTCTCGCCCGACCTCGACCTCGCCGAGGGCCGGGTGGACAGCAAGCGGCGCTGGGGCGTGCTGGGGGTGCTGTGGGTGCCGTACGGGATGCTCTTCAGCCACCGCGGCCTCTCGCACACCTGGCTGCTCGGCCCCCTCACCCGGTTGGTGTACCTCGCCGTCATCGCGGGACTCGTGGTCGGCCTGCTGCGCTTCGTCTGGCCCCAGGTGCCGCTCCCGACCGTCCCGCAGCCCCTCACCCTGAAGGTGCTGCTGCCCCTGCTCAGCGGCTACTACCTCAGCCAGTGGCTGCACCTGATCGCGGACGGCGTGCGGCCCGACCACGGGATGAGGCGCGCGCGGCGCAGGGTGCGGGGCCGGGCGTGA
- a CDS encoding alginate biosynthesis protein AlgP, whose amino-acid sequence MNDNDPGVRGGSLLLLGALSALALNPQVRRRLVEGAQDLFGAAQETLDGTVKPALSSAASQAGHAAQVATHKGAETLETLREEVPGRAQALLEAAQHGAKVVAHKGVETLETLREEVPSRAHSLLEGAQEAAGTAAGAVGARAAELTHDVRQTAREAQDRVAERRREAERMVAQRQRQARREAKKARKAGQALASRAEDQVGGWLRGAEGSFESRRRDAERLLHRARRGAEKELRARKRDWDADQLERAIAKKVAPVQKQTERELARLDKEARRQRRALEAQRRAEGRGGFGGLLILALVGVGAVVLARVPAARHSILKAVESVSPEAAERLHRASRQARNIVGTMWLEPIEEGPKPAPAAPAPAAGTQAGTSGATWGSSPAPGAPAASTTVATTQGNSPTSPQNPASKSN is encoded by the coding sequence ATGAACGACAACGACCCAGGTGTGAGGGGCGGCAGCCTGCTGCTGCTCGGCGCGCTGAGCGCCCTGGCCCTGAACCCGCAGGTCCGCCGCCGACTCGTCGAGGGCGCCCAGGACCTCTTCGGCGCGGCGCAGGAGACGCTGGACGGGACGGTGAAGCCTGCTCTGTCGAGCGCGGCCAGCCAGGCGGGGCACGCCGCCCAGGTCGCCACGCACAAGGGGGCGGAGACGCTCGAAACCCTGCGCGAGGAGGTGCCGGGCCGCGCCCAGGCCCTGCTGGAGGCGGCACAACACGGGGCCAAGGTCGTGGCCCACAAGGGGGTTGAAACCTTGGAAACGTTGCGGGAAGAGGTGCCGAGCCGCGCCCACTCTCTCTTGGAAGGCGCCCAGGAAGCCGCGGGCACGGCAGCCGGTGCGGTGGGTGCCAGGGCCGCCGAACTCACCCACGACGTTCGGCAGACGGCCAGGGAGGCCCAGGACCGGGTCGCCGAGCGCCGTCGCGAGGCCGAGCGAATGGTGGCGCAGCGGCAGCGCCAGGCCCGGCGCGAGGCGAAAAAGGCCCGCAAAGCGGGTCAGGCCCTCGCCTCCCGCGCGGAGGATCAGGTTGGGGGCTGGCTGCGCGGGGCCGAGGGCAGCTTCGAGAGCCGACGCCGCGATGCCGAGCGGCTCCTGCACCGTGCCCGCCGGGGCGCCGAGAAGGAACTGCGGGCCCGCAAGCGCGACTGGGACGCGGACCAGCTGGAGCGCGCCATCGCCAAGAAGGTCGCCCCCGTTCAGAAGCAGACCGAGCGCGAACTCGCCCGCCTGGACAAGGAGGCCCGGCGGCAGCGCCGCGCCCTGGAGGCCCAGCGCCGGGCCGAGGGGCGCGGGGGCTTCGGCGGCCTGCTGATTCTCGCCCTGGTGGGTGTCGGGGCCGTCGTGCTGGCGCGCGTGCCCGCCGCCCGCCACTCCATCCTGAAGGCCGTCGAGTCCGTCAGCCCCGAGGCCGCCGAGCGGCTGCACCGGGCGAGCCGCCAGGCCCGCAATATCGTGGGCACCATGTGGCTGGAGCCCATCGAGGAGGGACCCAAGCCTGCCCCCGCCGCTCCCGCCCCGGCCGCCGGGACGCAGGCGGGCACGAGCGGCGCGACCTGGGGCTCCTCGCCCGCCCCGGGCGCCCCCGCTGCGAGCACCACCGTCGCCACGACCCAGGGGAACAGCCCGACTTCTCCCCAGAACCCGGCCAGCAAGTCCAACTGA
- a CDS encoding ABC transporter permease: MGSYLIRRVLRTLLVMIGISVVVFAFVRSIPGDPAVAMLGERATPEAAAALREQLGLNKPWFINYRDPANLLDAQFPKYVGQLLQGNLGSGIKSNIPVRDELAARFPATAELAIAALLFALLIGLPAGVIAALRRNSVWDNLATTISLVGVSMPIFWLGLLLSYFFAVRLGWLPPSARLGNETTLQPVTGFYVLDALLRGQPAAAWDAIRHLILPAIALGSIPLAIIARITRSSLLEVLGQDYVRTARAKGLAGRTVTLKHALRNALLPVVTVIGLQAGALLGGAVLTETIFSWPGLGSWVYDAISQRDYPIIQGGVIFAALVVSVVNLLVDLSYAALDPRIQYR, from the coding sequence TTGGGCAGTTATCTCATTCGCCGCGTCCTGCGGACCCTGCTGGTGATGATTGGGATCAGCGTGGTGGTGTTCGCCTTCGTGCGCTCGATCCCCGGCGACCCCGCCGTCGCCATGCTGGGCGAGCGCGCCACCCCCGAGGCCGCCGCCGCCCTGCGCGAGCAGCTCGGGCTGAACAAGCCGTGGTTCATCAACTACCGGGACCCCGCCAACCTGCTGGACGCCCAGTTTCCGAAGTACGTCGGTCAGCTTCTCCAGGGGAACCTGGGCAGCGGGATCAAGAGCAACATCCCGGTGCGCGACGAGCTGGCGGCCCGCTTTCCCGCCACGGCGGAACTCGCCATCGCGGCGCTGCTGTTTGCCCTCCTGATCGGCCTGCCTGCCGGGGTCATCGCGGCGCTGCGGCGCAACAGCGTGTGGGACAACCTGGCGACCACGATCAGCCTGGTGGGCGTGAGCATGCCGATCTTCTGGCTGGGGCTGCTGCTCTCGTACTTCTTCGCGGTGCGGCTGGGGTGGCTCCCGCCCTCCGCCCGCCTGGGGAACGAGACGACGCTGCAACCCGTCACCGGCTTCTACGTCCTCGACGCGCTGCTGCGCGGGCAGCCCGCCGCCGCGTGGGACGCGATTCGCCACCTGATCCTGCCCGCCATCGCGCTGGGCTCGATTCCGCTGGCGATCATCGCGCGGATCACGCGGTCGAGCCTGCTGGAGGTGCTGGGGCAGGACTACGTGCGGACCGCCCGCGCCAAGGGGCTCGCCGGGCGCACGGTGACCCTCAAACACGCCCTGCGCAACGCCCTGCTGCCGGTCGTCACCGTGATCGGCCTCCAGGCGGGGGCGCTCCTCGGCGGCGCGGTCCTCACCGAGACGATCTTTTCCTGGCCGGGCCTGGGCTCGTGGGTGTACGACGCGATCAGCCAGCGCGACTACCCCATCATCCAGGGTGGGGTGATCTTCGCCGCGCTCGTCGTGAGCGTGGTCAACCTGCTGGTGGATCTGAGCTACGCGGCGCTGGACCCCAGGATTCAATACCGGTAG
- a CDS encoding S8 family serine peptidase: MKRLPALLTAALLCACTQTPSGPVTAQTVALGTALSAPASQSFGGSWSIEDVPAWLSVSPPSGKGDVSVKVTADRSRGTPVGADQPRLSGQVTVVWKNGSASGRTVWTVTADQYAVTGQVVDGDSVQAGDVEPRGLLRTGGTREARGVIVRYRSAAAQAVALGRAVPVATLGGAAQAVTRDTLSRLDVPGGARRDLGGRAVLLETADVTGALRALRADPNVEYAVPNAVLHPQGLAQPVVPSDEYAGLQWAYKVLGYGAVWRDMEAGGYTRPVTVAVIDTGVRFDHPDLQGALYGPGEGALDVLTSSTNGDGNGPDTDPTDPDTPGRTAGSHGTHVTGIIAARWGKISQYAGCGSCSTSGVVGAVYRAPVRVLPIRVIDTADNATTADVVNAVRYAAGLTVTLGGKTYTNPHPAAVINLSLGGDVSAEEARPLCSAVAEVTGRGALVVAAAGNAYGTEPFYPAACEGAVAVASVTLSGAGAPVHAEYSNRYPQVMLSAPGGVDLSRGATYYNGGNLNGQRYPDVILSTDWDYVKDQPTYYSYAGTSQATPQVSALAALLLSKGVTKGRDDTLARMTATATDLGEAGRDEAFGYGLIDPAAALGNLAVSDALGLRVQGSRGSAYLPALDALGRFTAYLPDGTFNVIGGRDRDGDGIYGGANDPRDERQVTVGPAEPQVAVGALSPGP, from the coding sequence ATGAAACGTCTTCCCGCCCTGCTCACGGCAGCGCTGCTGTGTGCCTGCACGCAGACTCCTTCCGGGCCCGTCACCGCCCAGACCGTCGCGCTGGGGACGGCGCTGAGCGCCCCGGCGTCGCAATCCTTCGGCGGGTCGTGGAGCATCGAGGACGTGCCCGCCTGGCTGAGCGTCTCGCCCCCCTCGGGCAAGGGCGACGTGAGCGTGAAGGTCACGGCGGACCGCTCGCGGGGAACGCCGGTGGGGGCGGATCAGCCCCGGCTGAGCGGCCAGGTCACCGTGGTCTGGAAGAACGGCTCGGCGAGTGGGCGCACGGTCTGGACCGTCACCGCGGACCAGTACGCGGTCACCGGCCAGGTTGTGGATGGGGACAGCGTGCAGGCGGGCGACGTGGAGCCGCGGGGCCTCCTCAGGACCGGGGGCACCCGGGAGGCGCGCGGCGTCATCGTGAGGTACCGCTCGGCGGCGGCGCAGGCGGTCGCGCTGGGCCGGGCGGTCCCGGTGGCCACGCTGGGCGGGGCGGCGCAGGCCGTGACCCGGGACACCCTGTCGCGGCTGGACGTTCCGGGCGGCGCGCGGCGCGACCTGGGGGGCCGGGCCGTGCTGCTGGAGACGGCGGACGTGACCGGGGCGCTGCGGGCCCTGCGCGCCGATCCCAACGTGGAGTACGCGGTGCCCAACGCCGTGCTGCACCCGCAGGGGCTGGCCCAGCCCGTGGTGCCCTCCGACGAGTACGCGGGCCTCCAGTGGGCCTACAAGGTGCTGGGGTACGGGGCGGTGTGGCGCGACATGGAGGCCGGGGGCTACACCCGCCCGGTCACGGTGGCGGTGATCGACACGGGGGTGCGCTTCGACCACCCGGACCTTCAGGGGGCGCTCTACGGGCCGGGCGAGGGCGCGCTGGACGTGCTCACGAGCAGCACCAACGGGGACGGGAACGGCCCTGACACCGATCCCACCGATCCCGACACCCCGGGCCGCACCGCGGGCAGCCACGGCACCCACGTGACGGGGATCATCGCGGCGCGCTGGGGCAAGATCAGCCAGTACGCGGGCTGCGGGTCGTGCAGCACGAGCGGCGTGGTGGGGGCGGTGTACCGGGCCCCGGTCAGGGTACTGCCCATCCGGGTGATCGACACGGCGGACAACGCGACGACCGCAGATGTGGTGAATGCGGTGCGCTACGCGGCGGGCCTCACGGTCACACTGGGGGGAAAGACGTACACCAACCCCCACCCGGCGGCGGTGATCAACCTCAGCCTGGGCGGGGACGTGTCGGCCGAGGAGGCCCGGCCCCTGTGCAGCGCGGTGGCCGAGGTGACCGGGCGGGGGGCGCTTGTCGTGGCGGCGGCGGGGAACGCCTACGGGACGGAGCCCTTCTACCCGGCGGCCTGCGAGGGGGCGGTGGCGGTCGCCTCGGTCACCCTGTCGGGCGCGGGCGCCCCGGTCCACGCCGAGTACAGCAACCGGTACCCGCAGGTCATGCTCTCGGCGCCCGGGGGGGTGGACCTGTCGCGGGGGGCCACCTACTACAACGGGGGCAACCTCAACGGCCAGCGCTACCCTGACGTGATCCTCTCGACCGACTGGGACTACGTCAAAGACCAGCCCACCTACTACAGCTACGCGGGGACCAGCCAGGCGACCCCGCAGGTCAGCGCGCTCGCGGCCCTGCTGCTCAGCAAGGGCGTGACAAAGGGGCGGGACGACACGCTGGCGCGCATGACGGCGACGGCCACCGACCTGGGCGAGGCCGGGCGCGACGAGGCGTTCGGCTACGGCCTGATCGACCCGGCGGCGGCGCTGGGAAACCTGGCCGTCAGCGACGCGCTGGGGCTGCGCGTGCAGGGCAGCCGGGGCTCCGCCTACCTGCCCGCCCTCGATGCGCTGGGCCGCTTCACCGCCTACCTGCCCGACGGCACCTTCAACGTGATCGGGGGCCGCGACCGTGACGGTGACGGCATCTACGGCGGGGCGAACGACCCGCGCGACGAGCGGCAGGTGACCGTCGGCCCGGCCGAGCCGCAGGTCGCGGTGGGCGCACTCTCGCCGGGGCCGTGA
- a CDS encoding class I SAM-dependent methyltransferase, whose translation MNYDDFADLYDHQYDLYRDDLHFYAGVAERAGGPVLEIGAGTGRVTAFLARRGVRVVGLEPSARMIERGRARAAESGLRLEFVQGEAGTFRLGERFPLAIAPFNALMHLYTPGEQLAALENIRAHLTPGGQFVFDLYVPRYGEMNTLRHEGETFHSPDGSRTDVFLVQRHDRVRQHVTTEYYADTTAPDSTLRRRHYTLTQRYYTRFEMEWLLRCAGFEPPRVTGSFQGGPLTETSDVMVFQTRSG comes from the coding sequence GTGAACTACGACGACTTCGCCGACCTCTACGACCACCAGTACGACCTCTACCGCGACGACCTGCACTTCTACGCGGGGGTGGCCGAGCGGGCGGGCGGGCCGGTGCTGGAGATCGGGGCGGGGACGGGGCGGGTCACGGCCTTTCTGGCGCGGCGGGGCGTGCGGGTGGTGGGCCTGGAGCCGAGCGCGCGCATGATCGAGCGGGGGCGGGCACGGGCGGCAGAGAGCGGCCTGCGCCTGGAGTTCGTGCAGGGGGAGGCGGGCACCTTCCGGCTGGGGGAGCGGTTTCCCCTAGCCATCGCGCCCTTCAACGCGCTGATGCACCTGTACACGCCGGGCGAGCAACTGGCGGCGCTGGAGAACATCCGGGCACACCTCACGCCGGGCGGGCAATTCGTGTTCGACCTGTACGTGCCCCGCTACGGCGAGATGAACACGCTGCGGCACGAGGGCGAGACGTTTCACTCCCCGGACGGCTCGCGCACCGACGTCTTCCTGGTGCAGCGGCACGACCGGGTCCGGCAGCACGTGACGACCGAGTATTACGCCGATACCACCGCCCCGGACAGTACCTTGCGGCGGCGGCACTACACCCTCACCCAGCGGTACTACACCCGCTTCGAGATGGAGTGGCTGCTGCGTTGCGCGGGCTTCGAGCCGCCGCGTGTGACGGGGAGCTTTCAGGGCGGGCCGCTGACGGAGACGAGCGACGTGATGGTGTTCCAGACGCGCTCGGGGTAG